Proteins co-encoded in one Burkholderiales bacterium genomic window:
- a CDS encoding DUF5676 family membrane protein, whose product MSLKPPWKTGATLALTLAITYTVCAAAYVLWPERGIDFLNALFHGLDFHKLGTPMTFTFLMFLYPLVVFVIWGFAVGMLYAWLHNLLHGNSRQG is encoded by the coding sequence ATGTCGCTCAAGCCTCCTTGGAAAACAGGGGCCACACTGGCACTGACGCTTGCAATCACCTACACGGTTTGCGCAGCTGCCTACGTGCTGTGGCCCGAACGGGGAATCGATTTCCTAAACGCCCTGTTTCACGGTTTAGACTTTCACAAGCTCGGAACGCCCATGACGTTCACCTTCCTGATGTTCCTCTATCCGTTGGTGGTCTTCGTGATTTGGGGCTTCGCGGTCGGGATGCTCTATGCCTGGCTTCATAACCTCCTTCATGGCAACAGCAGACAAGGCTGA
- a CDS encoding SemiSWEET transporter, producing the protein MVFDNILGFVAGILTTLAFVPQAWRVWKTRSVKDISLGMYIIFTSGVGLWLVYGIVIHSLPLILANSVTFVLAAFILIMKIRLG; encoded by the coding sequence ATGGTTTTTGATAATATTTTGGGGTTTGTTGCAGGCATTCTCACCACGCTGGCGTTTGTGCCGCAGGCCTGGCGAGTGTGGAAAACGCGCTCGGTAAAGGACATTTCGCTCGGCATGTATATTATCTTCACCAGCGGAGTCGGCCTGTGGCTCGTTTATGGAATCGTCATCCATTCCCTGCCGCTGATTCTTGCCAACAGCGTCACCTTCGTGCTGGCGGCGTTTATTTTGATCATGAAGATTCGCTTGGGCTGA